Proteins encoded in a region of the Haloarcula sp. CBA1129 genome:
- the leuD gene encoding 3-isopropylmalate dehydratase small subunit, with product MTDATEDIPSVDYVEGAGIPIRGNDIDTDQIIPARFMKVVTFDGLGEFAFFDLRFDDEDNEKDHPFNEERFQDSNVMVVNNNFGCGSSREHAPQALMRWGIDAIIGEGFAEIFAGNCLALGIPTVTADHETINALQQWVDDNPDGDIEVDVRAETVTYGDNEINVSVDRAQREALVEGNWDTTALMKANRNAIEETASQLPYLDQTRSELEADD from the coding sequence ATGACCGACGCGACTGAGGACATCCCGTCGGTCGACTACGTCGAGGGAGCCGGTATCCCGATCCGCGGGAACGACATCGACACGGACCAGATCATCCCGGCGCGGTTCATGAAGGTCGTCACCTTCGACGGTCTGGGCGAGTTCGCCTTCTTCGACCTGCGGTTCGACGACGAGGACAACGAGAAGGACCACCCGTTCAACGAGGAGCGGTTTCAGGACTCGAACGTGATGGTGGTCAACAACAACTTCGGCTGTGGCTCCTCGCGTGAACACGCGCCACAGGCCCTGATGCGCTGGGGCATCGACGCCATCATCGGTGAGGGCTTCGCCGAAATTTTCGCTGGGAACTGTCTCGCGCTCGGCATTCCGACAGTCACTGCCGACCACGAGACGATCAACGCGCTCCAGCAGTGGGTCGACGACAACCCCGATGGCGACATCGAAGTCGACGTGCGGGCGGAAACGGTCACCTACGGTGACAACGAGATCAACGTCAGCGTCGACCGCGCCCAGCGCGAGGCCCTCGTCGAGGGCAACTGGGACACGACGGCGCTGATGAAGGCAAACCGGAACGCTATCGAGGAGACGGCCTCGCAACTGCCGTATCTGGACCAGACGCGGTCGGAACTCGAAGCGGACGACTAA